A DNA window from Setaria viridis chromosome 2, Setaria_viridis_v4.0, whole genome shotgun sequence contains the following coding sequences:
- the LOC117843282 gene encoding anthocyanidin 5,3-O-glucosyltransferase, translated as MKKTIVLYPGVFVSHFVPMMQLADVLLEEGYAVTAALIDLTLDHDDALAAAVDRVAAAKPSLAIHRLPRIQNPPAVADYGEPLLWYFDIIRRYNERLREFISSLPPRSVHAVVIDSPSADALDVARELGVPAYTFYGVNASTVAVFLQLPWFRAEGQPSFKELGDAPLEFHGVPPMPASYLLRETLLDPETEIYKQMMNLMRRNTEPDGILVNTFASLEPRATGALRDPRILLPGGECRVPPVYCVGPLVASGAAGAEAEDKHECLAWLDAQPERSVVFLCFGSTGAATHSEEQLREIAAGLRNSGHRFLWVVRAPVSGDTPRLFESGADADLEALLPDGFLESTKGRGLVVKHWAPQVEVLRHRATGAFLTHCGWNSVLEGITAGVPMLCWPMYAEQRMNKVFMVEEGRVGVEMAGWEQGMVTAGEVEAKVRLVMESEEGERLRARVAAHRDAAAVACKAGGSSRAAFGQFLSDGRRRASRIADSIVMHN; from the coding sequence ATGAAGAAGACAATCGTCCTGTACCCCGGCGTCTTCGTCAGCCACTTCGTCCCCATGATGCAGCTCGCCGACGTCCTCCTCGAGGAGGGCTACGCCGTCACGGCGGCGCTCATCGACCTCACCCTGGACCACGACGACGCCCTGGCAGCCGCCGTcgaccgcgtcgccgccgccaagccGTCGTTGGCCATCCACAGGCTCCCCCGCATCCAGAACCCTCCCGCCGTCGCAGACTACGGCGAACCGCTCCTCTGGTACTTCGACATCATCAGGCGCTACAACGAACGCCTCCGCGAGTTCATCTCCTCCCTGCCTCCTCGGAGCGTCCATGCCGTGGTCATCGACTCGCCTTCTGCCGATGCGCTCGACGTCGCCAGGGAGCTCGGGGTCCCGGCCTACACCTTCTACGGCGTCAACGCATCCACGGTCGCCGTGTTCCTCCAGCTCCCCTGGTTCCGCGCGGAAGGCCAGCCCAGCTTCAAGGAGCTCGGAGACGCCCCTCTCGAGTTCCACGGCGTCCCTCCCATGCCGGCGTCGTACCTATTGCGCGAAACGCTCCTGGACCCGGAGACCGAGATATACAAGCAGATGATGAACTTGATGCGCCGGAACACGGAGCCCGATGGCATCCTGGTGAACACGTTCGCGTCGCTGGAACCTCGGGCTACGGGGGCTCTCCGGGACCCGCGGATTCTTCTTCCCGGCGGAGAGTGCAGGGTGCCTCCGGTGTACTGCGTCGGGCCACTGGTCGCctctggcgccgccggcgccgaggcagAAGACAAGCACGAGTGCCTCGCGTGGCTCGACGCGCAGCCAGAGCGCAGCGTCGTGTTCCTCTGTTTCGGGAgcaccggcgccgccacccACTCGGAGGAGCAGCTCAGGGAGATCGCCGCCGGCCTGCGGAACTCCGGCCACCGTTTCCTCTGGGTGGTGCGCGCCCCTGTGAGCGGCGACACGCCGAGGCTGTTCGAGTCCGGCGCCGACGCGGACCTCGAGGCCCTCCTTCCCGACGGGTTCCTGGAGAGCACCAAGGGCCGGGGCCTCGTCGTCAAGCACTGGGCGCCGCAGGTGGAGGTGCTCCGCCACCGGGCGACGGGCGCGTTCttgacgcactgcgggtggaactcggtGCTGGAGGGGATCACCGCCGGCGTGCCGATGCTCTGCTGGCCGATGTACGCGGAGCAGAGGATGAACAAGGTGTTCATGGTGGAGGAGGGCAGGGTCGGCGTGGAGATGGCTGGGTGGGAGCAGGGAATGGTCACGGCTGGGGAGGTGGAGGCCAAGGTCAGGCTGGTGATGGAGTCCGAGGAAGGGGAGCGGCTCAGGGCGCGAGTGGCGGCGCACAGGGATGCCGCGGCCGTCGCCTGCAAGGCCGGCGGCTCGTCGCGCGCGGCGTTTGGCCAGTTCTTGTCGGACGGGAGAAGACGTGCTTCACGCATCGCTGACTCCATTGTGATGCATAATTGA
- the LOC117842268 gene encoding uncharacterized GPI-anchored protein At4g28100 codes for MSAHSHLAVALLLALLAGSACASDVPSFPLSQAQSPSNSSSPSNASSPPCHLDLSAELFGGVAAACGAGGGPGSLDRGRCCPVLAAWLFAAHARTALSVPPAPAPSALSGEEGLGPGDDGPMVPYDNQRCVDALGAALEKRGVALPSPNRTCDTVLCFCGIRLHQIGSLRCPAAFAVGAAAKNATPTAAVKDLEKSCRNASYSGCSRCVQSLQKLKGNVSREVTGGDRARRMLGRDCQLMGLTWLLAKNKTAYIPTVSAVLRAMLYTAHPTESGSGGAAPRCSPDQENMPLAVDSLQFEHTGSTSSAVAASTPRILHVLLGLLLCLMMISSSRDAAFL; via the exons atgTCGGCGCACTCGCACCTCGCCGTCGCGCtgctcctcgccctcctcgccgGGTCGGCCTGCGCCTCCGACGTGCCGTCGTTCCCGCTCTCGCAGGCGCAGTCCCCGTCCAACTCCTCGTCCCCGTCCaacgcctcctcgccgccctgcCACCTGGACCTCTCGGCCGAGCTCTTcggcggcgtggccgcggcgtgcggcgcgggGGGCGGGCCAGGCTCGCTCGACCGGGGGCGTTGCTGCCCCGTGCTCGCGGCCTGGCTCTTCGCCGCGCACGCGCGCACCGCGCTGTCCGTgcccccggcgcccgcgccctcgGCGCTCTCCGGCGAGGAGGGGCTCGGGCCCGGCGACGACGGGCCCATGGTGCCCTACGACAACCAGCGGTGCGTCGACGCGCTGGGCGCCGCGCTGGAGAAGCGCGGGGTGGCGCTGCCGTCGCCCAACAGGACGTGCGACACCGTGCTCTGCTTCTGCGGCATCCGGCTCCACCAGATCGGCTCGCTCCGCTGCCCCGCCGCGTTCGCCGTCGGCGCGGCGGCCAAGAACGCGACGCCCACCGCTGCCGTCAAGGACCTGGAGAAGAGCTGCCGCAACGCCTCCTACTCCGGCTGCTCCCGCTGCGTCCAGTCCCTACAAAAG CTGAAGGGGAACGTGAGCCGCGAGGtcaccggcggcgaccgcgcgcGGCGGATGCTGGGGCGGGACTGCCAGCTGATGGGCCTGACGTGGCTGCTGGCCAAGAACAAGACGGCCTACATCCCCACCGTCTCCGCCGTGCTCCGCGCCATGCTCTACACGGCGCACCCGACGGagtccggcagcggcggcgcggcgccgcggtgCAGCCCGGACCAGGAGAACATGCCGCTGGCCGTGGACTCGCTGCAGTTCGAGCACACCGGGAGCACGAGCTCGGCGGTTGCCGCCTCGACGCCGCGGATCCTCCACGTCCTTCTTGGCCTCCTGCTCTGCCTGATGAtgatcagcagcagcagggatGCTGCGTTCTTGTAA
- the LOC117844929 gene encoding uncharacterized protein — protein MQRLVGVGERLLAIGTNRRAASYSHPSNRSGYYTAVRDNGLSTRRKIPAVFSRMFSHYKVIIRKNRGEDHKCRTRMSRGYRTLSVAVANSSATQQAQLAWKRLSHMYSYRGPRFPLMSRAACAVSLSFTRFHIIPGVMALAFGKMALAPPVLADSRSFMPRMDGIITKAQDTRQFLSSLVWSIWEGMTLLIRAVHLTFLFFPATALAPFADKFSVAFRRRWLSLVRRTLEKAGPAFIKWGQWAATRPDLFPSDLCVELAKLHSAAPAHGFAYSKAAIEKAFGRELSEIFESFDENPVASGSIAQIHRATLKHQHPGKHVAVKVRHPGVGESIKRDFLLINLLAKASNIVPGLSWLRLDESVRQFAVFMMSQVDLSREAAHLSRFIYNFRRWRHVSFPKPLYPLVHPSVLVETFENGESVSRFMDEIEGNARMKKDLAHIGTYAFLKMLLEDNFIHADMHPGNILVRLNESKLSRRRFFRAKPHIVFLDVGMTAELTRADRDNLQQFFKAVATRDGLTAAKCTLQLSKNQSCPNPVAFTEELDKTFTFWGTPEGDVFHPVECMHQLLDTVRRHKVNIDGNICTVMVTILVLEGWQRKLDPGFDIMHTLKTLLLEKDVKQPVDFFS, from the exons ATGCAACGGCTGGTGGGGGTCGGCGAGAG GCTATTGGCGATCGGAACAAATAGACGGGCGGCCAGTTATTCCCATCCGAGCAACAGGAGTGGGTATTATACAGCTGTGAGGGACAATGGCTTGTCAACGAGGCGAAAGATTCCAGCTGTCTTCTCAAGAATGTTCTCACATTACAAGGTCATTATTAGAAAGAACAGAGGTGAGGATCACAAGTGCAGAACCAGGATGTCCAGAGGCTACCGCACACTCTCTGTGGCAGTGGCCAATTCATCAGCAACCCAGCAAGCGCAATTGGCATGGAAGCGGCTCAGTCATATGTACTCGTATCGTGGTCCCCGGTTCCCGCTGATGAGCCGAGCAGCCTGCGCTGTTAGCCTATCCTTTACGAGGTTCCATATCATCCCTGGGGTTATGGCTCTAGCTTTTGGCAAGATGGCACTTGCACCACCTGTCCTGGCAGACTCACGATCCTTCATGCCGAGAATGGATGGAATCATCACAAAGGCACAAGACACTCGCCAGTTTCTGTCTTCTCTTGTTTGGTCAATCTGGGAGGGCATGACTTTGCTTATTAGAGCAGTGCATTTGACATTCCTATTCTTCCCTGCAACTGCATTAGCTCCATTTGCTGACAAGTTCAGTGTTGcattcagaagaaggtggcttAGCCTTGTGCGCCGGACCCTCGAAAAGGCTGGGCCAGCATTCATCAAGTGGGGCCAGTGGGCTGCAACACGCCCTGATCTTTTTCCAAGCGATCTCTGTGTTGAGCTGGCGAAGCTTCACAGTGCAGCTCCAGCGCATGGCTTTGCTTACAGCAAGGCTGCCATTGAGAAGGCATTCGGTCGTGAGCTTTCTGAAATATTCGAGTCCTTTGATGAGAACCCTGTAGCTTCTGGAAGCATTGCACAAATACATCGGGCTACACTAAAACATCAACATCCTGGAAAGCATGTTGCAGTTAAGGTGAGGCATCCTGGTGTTGGAGAATCAATCAAGAGAGACTTTCTACTCATCAATCTTCTGGCTAAGGCTTCTAATATCGTCCCTGGATTGAGCTGGCTGAGGCTGGATGAGAGTGTTCGCCAGTTTGCAGTATTCATGATGTCTCAAGTTGATCTTTCTAGGGAAGCTGCTCATTTGAGTCGTTTTATATACAACTTCCGCAGATGGAGACATGTTTCTTTCCCAAAACCCTTGTATCCACTTGTGCATCCATCTGTCCTAGTTGAGACTTTTGAGAATGGAGAAAGTGTTTCTCGTTTTATGGATGAAATCGAAGGGAATGCTCGGATGAAGAAAGACCTTGCACACATTGGGACATATGCTTTCCTAAAGATGCTTCTG GAGGATAATTTTATTCATGCGGATATGCACCCTGGGAACATTCTTGTCCGTTTAAATGAGAGCAAGCTTTCAAGAAGAAGATTTTTCAGAGCCAAGCCCCATATTGTGTTTCTTGACGTGGGCATGACTGCGGAGCTCACACGAGCTGACCGGGATAACTTACAGCAGTTCTTCAAGGCGGTGGCTACTAGAGATGGTCTTACTGCTGCTAAGTGTACCCTTCAGTTGTCAAAGAATCAGAGCTGTCCAAATCCAGTGGCCTTCACTGAG GAACTGGACAAGACGTTTACATTCTGGGGTACACCTGAAGGGGACGTTTTCCATCCTGTTGAATGCATGCATCAATTGCTTGATACAGTTCGCCGCCACAAAGTCAACATTGATGGCAACATCTGTACTGTAATGGTTACCATTTTGGTCCTCGAG GGGTGGCAACGCAAGCTGGACCCAGGCTTTGATATCATGCACACATTGAAGACTTTACTACTAGAGAAGGATGTCAAGCAACCAGTTGATTTTTTCTCGTAA